The stretch of DNA GCAGTAAAGAAAAGACCAGGAATCTGGGCTTGCAGAGCTCTCCCACAGGAGTGAGCATAaaggtctatttcttttttaatgctctggttgttcttttccctttccttgacTGTGTATTAGTATTTGATGATTCAGcaacttaattttaaataattcaggAAGCTGGAGTCAACTCGTTCAATATCCATCAGATAATTTTTTCTtggattttcaattttattttatttcacccaATATACCTTTTTGATGAAAATTAACTTCTgatcttgtctttttatttttcaatgtttgtGGTATTGTTTgacagactttattttttagagttttAGAAAATTGTGCAAAGGGTACagagctatttttttaaatcatggagCCATGCAAGGGAGGGGCTATTTGGTTAGGAATGGAGGCCAGACTTTGATTAGGAACAAAACAAAGGATGGAGTTTGGCTTTGCGTGAACCTGGAACTCAGAATGGCCTGAATCCCACTGATACCTTCTGGGTGATTTGAAAGGGGCAGGCGCAGCCTTGTCTCCTGAGGTTGACAATCACCAAGCTTTGAAAGGCAAGCCTCTGCACCTGACATCTGATCATTTGCTCATTCAACCAGGAGTTTCTTAATGCTTCTCATGGTCCAGGACAGGGCTATGCTGGGCTCCTTGGGCCCAGCGGGGGATGAGACATGCGTGGCCCCGGAACTCAGGGAAGTCGTAGCTCTGCAGTGCCGGGCAAgcctctgccccttcccccagGTAACCTGTGCCCCAGCAGGAGGAGCTAAATAAATCCTGTGCAGAGAGGCCGGTGGGGGCTGCTGGTAGAGGTTCTGGCTTGGCCACGTAAGTGGTGGAAACATTTTAAACAGGAGGGCTACAGGATCACATTTGAACTTTACCAATTACTTGTGACAACTGTGAGGCCTGGTTCCCCAGTGGTCAGTTTACTCAAGCCGGGGCCCTATTCTTGAATTCACAATAGCCTGTGAATTCAATAGGTTTAGCTAATTCCTAGTCCTGCTTGTTTTAGCCCAGCCCAGCCTCAATTCctgaaaaatgagacaaagcagGGACCTTTCCAGCGCTCATCACCATCACGGAGTTTTACTCATGTCATCACTTGCTCGCATCGGTCTCCCCTGCATTGCTTCCCCAGTGCCTCCAGTGGCAGCAAGCACATTGAGAACTTTCAGAAAGTACTGGTGGGAAGAACACTGGATTCCCTGGGACCTGGCATGGAGTAGTTACTCCTCTATACATGTTAAATGTATGCACTGAGTTGAGCAAAAAGCCCACGTACAGGTGTGACAGGGAGGGTTAAATCGTACTTGGGATCACTTCCCTTGTCACGTGCCAGGGATGGCTGATAGGGCAGCAGGACTCGGCTGCAGCCTGACCAACCTTGGGGATCTCAGTGATGTTCCGGGCTCCCTCTCCCCCGAGATCTGCTTCTTTCTCTGTAGGCTCTGATGCTGGTCTCTGTTAGAAGAAGGCTGCTCACAGCTCTGCTACAAGCTCAGAGGTGGCCCTTTCAGCCTTCTAGAGACATGAGACTGGTGCAGTTCCAGGCCCCTCACCTGGTGGGACCTCATCTAGGCCTGGAGTCAGGGAATGGCGGGGGTGTCATCAACCTCAACGCCTTTGACCCCACGCTCCCCAAGATGATGAAGGAGTTCCTGCAGCAGGGGGAGGACGCCCTCTCCGTGGCGAGAAGGTAAATCAGGCTGCAGGACCTcatcctccccctcctcccaccccaccccggaACCAGAACCCGTAGGCAGCCGGCAAGGGCACAGGGCaaccctccctcttccctcccctgtTCTCTTAGCAGCCAGCCTTGGGAATCTTAAAGGACAATATCCTTGATTTATGGCGGAGGAGATGAGGCCCAGGGAAGGTGTCTGGTGGTGGAGCCAGGTCTCCACTTCATCCACCACCTTTCTCAGGGTTTCATCCCTGCCTGAGGGGTCTGGGGCGCGTGGTCCTCAGCAACACTGTGGGAAGCGGGGTGACTGGTCTCCAGGTCTCCAGGCTTCTTAGAGGAGAGAGGGCCGCAAAGAGGTTTTCTCAGAGATGATGGCTCCTGGGCGTGGGCTGGCTGATGTGAGGCTTCCCTGAAGCCAGGAGCCCCGCGGGGTCTGGTTGGAGGGCGCCAGGGAAGAGCACACGGACGCCACTCTGAGGTGTCCTTTCCCTTAGTGAGCCAGCAGAGACAGAACTGTTTGCCAGCACACAGACTTGGGGACAGGATGGGAGAACGTCTCGTGCGTCCTGGTGGGAGGCGTGGAGTGGTCAGCCTCTACAGAGTCTGAAATACCTCTGAAAACACCTGTGAAATTACAAatgcaacctaaaattcccccttttaaccacgttTAAATATATAATTGGGTGCTGTTAATTTCGTTCAGTgttctgctaccatcaccaccatccattaccgaaacttctccatcatcccaaatggaaactgtattttaaaCCTTGTAACTCCCAATTCCCTACCCCCATCCAAgagcttgtatatatatatatatattgctgtaTATAtgtcaccaaaataaaaattattttcaaaatccatTGTAAAAATCTTGGGAAAAAATGACAAATGTGGATAACTTCTGGCTCCACAGTTATACTTTCAGGACATTTTTCTGCAGTTGCACCTCCATTTTTGCAAATATGGTCTGTGCCAGGTAGTTCCCTGCCCCAGGCTTCCTAGCAGCACAGGATTGAAAACAAGCTCCCCGAAAAGGAGGGAGCTGACTCCCTACTGTTAGGGAGAGAGTGCCAAAATAGTGTTAACTTAAAAAACCACAGCGTCTGCAGCGTCCTTTCATCTGCACAAACGAGGGGGGGCGGGAAGGGCCACCCAGCGTGGCTGTGAGGAGACAGGGGTTGTCTCCGAGGAGGGGAACGGGGCAGCCAGGAGAATGTCTGGGAATTTCCATTTAAACTCCTCATTCATAACCAGTGCTCTCCTCTCTAAGGACGGCACACGGAATCAGGTGGTTGACAGGGTGGGAGGAAAATACCTTTTACAAAGCAAAGCCTGTAGCTGCCCAgggtctctcagccagcccctctcccctgccctggTCTCTGCAGAGCCCAGGCTGCCTCGTTGCCAGTCCTGCCGCGGTCGGAGGTGACTTTCCTGCCCCCGGTCACGGGGCCAGACAAGGTGGTGTGTGTGGGCTTGAATTACGTGGACCACTGCAAGGAGCAGAACGTGCGCGTGCCCACGGAGCCCATCATCTTCAGCAAGTTCGCCAGCTCCATCGTGGGGCCCTACGACAACATCGTGCTCCCGCCCGAGAGCAAGGTTGGTGCCTCCCCACTGCCCTCTGAGGAGCCACCTGCCGCTGATTGCAGGggtagaaaattaataaatgctGATAAGTGTAGTCGCTGGTATGCCCACTGCCCAGCGCACACCCTGGTttgccacctgccttcccaggccTGTCTGCTGTGCAGACACCTACCTCTTACGACTCATCAAGAACCTTGTTTATGCCATTAAATATTCTCCCCTAATGTGTTTTAGGTTAATGTGTAGTTTCCTGTTATACCAAAGGCCATAAGTCATTCAGTGACTCCCCATTGGTGGATACATACATGGTTTCCAGTGTGGGGCATTTACCAAAGATGCTGCAGTGAACATCCTTAGGAAAAAGACTTTGCACCTCTGAGTGCAAATACAGGGTTATTTCCTTTGAATAAACTCAGTATCTGAATGTCTGGGTCAAAGTTAAGGCAAAGTTTCAAAACTGGAGAAATTCTGTTAAGTAGACATTTTGAAAAGTTGTAAAAGCAATTTACACACCCACCAGTAGTGTGTTCCCTTATTGATACaacttaatttctccttcagagtttatttttgagatattttgaaaacaaatagcctacagaaaagttgcagaaaaaaaaaacaatatagtaAACGCTCATATATTCTTTATCTGGATTACTGTTacaattttgccacatttgttccCCAGTCCTCCTTGccacttttttttgggggggggggggaggacagCATTTGGAAGTAAACTGCATACTCTAATAAGACAATTTACTTGTAAAAACTCGCCTGTGCACCTCCTAAGAATAAGAGCAGCATCCTTCCTGCCCATACTATGAAGacattgaaatccagttctccagaGCCTGCCCCTCGTCCAGTTCTGCAGTCGCCGTGGGGGGCTGCCTGCCACTGACTGAGCTTGTGGGCCCACAGGTCACAGCTCGCTGGTGGGTGGTGATGGTGGGTATGAGCCGGCACCCGGTGCAGCTTCTCAGGACGTGGGAACAGGCCCTGCGGCCCCAGCTGCTCACGGCTCCCTTCCCGCCCACAGGAGGTGGACTGGGAGGTGGAGCTGGCCGTGGTCATCGGAAAGAAGGGCAAGCACATCAAGGTGAGCTGGGGTGGGCTCCCTGCCCAAGAGTGGTGCAGGGGCCCACTAGGGCCAGTGACTGTGGCCACCTGCTCCCTGGTGCTCTTACCCCACCCCTGCTGCCCTCTAAGAGCCTTCCTCGCAGGGCACAGTGCCACCCGGGCTCGCACCTCCAATCGGCCAGCTCTGCTCCCCTGTAGGCCGCAGATGCCATGGCTCACGTGGCCGGCTTCACCGTGGCGGATGATGTGAGTGCTCGGGATTGGCAAATGCAGCGCAACGGGAAGCAGTGGCTACTGGGAAAGACCTTCGATACCTTCTGCCCCCTGGGCCCTGCCTTGGTGACCAAGGACAGTGTGGCAGGTAGGCAGGTGGGCCAATCACTGCATGCTGATTCTGTTCCTTCCCCATCCTGGGGACCTCAGTGTGAGGACACCGCCCACCCCCAGGAAGCAGCAGTGTTGAGGTGTGGCTCAATGCACAGCCCACCCCTACCAGCTGCCGCCTCCTTAGCAAGTCTCAGCTCAGCCATGAGTTCTCCCACAGGCTCCCTTCCCCACGCCTACCACACCTGAAAGGGAGCACTGTGGCAGGGGTCAGGGAACCATGGTTCCAATGCTACTGCTGTCCTCATGAGGTGGGCATGGAGAACAGGGCTCCGTGGGTTGCTCAGGCCCCCCAGCAGTAGCTGCTGGGAGCCCAGCCCTTAGGCTGGAAGGAAGCAGCCCTGGCCCTTGAGCACTGTGGAGAAGCTGCCACCAAGCCCCACACTTCCCTCAGCCAGGGGGCCGAGGGCACCGCAGGCGCAGCCCTGGCAAGCCAGGCAGCCAGCATGAGGGCTGAGAGGGAGTGGCTCAGAGGGCAGAGCACAGCCACCCAGCGGGGGCTTGTCCCGTCGACATTGTGGGGAGGGCCAGGTCTGCACCATCAGGACACCACCAGTGTCCCAGCTGCTCTGCCCGAGAGTGTGTGTGATGGAGAGCTCTCCACCAGGGCAGTGTGAGGTGACCTGCCCTGCCAGCACCAGGCCCCAAAGGCCTCGCGGCCTGTGCTAGGACCTGCTGCTCTGTGGGTGCTGCGGCCTCTCCTGTCTGCAGCCCAGGGACGTCCCAGCCCAAACACACCCATCGCTCAATATTACTGCACAGGGACCACTACCAGGCACACTCCTGGGAGAGGGGGATGCAGGGAAGGCAGGTGTGCAGGAAGTCACAGGTGGGGGGTGGCGGAGCCCAGTGAGCCATGCCACGAGCAGCTCACATGGGGACAGTGTGCGCAGTCCTTCCCCTGGCACCTCACAAGGGGACAGGAGCTCCAACCCGTGCCTCTCCCTGCCGCTCAGATCCACACAACCTGAAGATCTGCTGCCGAGTGAACGGGGAGCTGGTCCAGGCCAGCAGCACCAGCCAGATGGTGTTCAAGACGCAGGAGCTGGTAGCCTGGGTCTCCCGGTGAGTGGCCGAGCCTTCCATCCCGGCTATGGCCTTCTGGGCTGGTATGCTCACATGGGCCTTTTGGTTTGCCCCAGGTTCGTCACTCTTTACCCCGGGGATGTCTTCCTGACCGGGACCCCCCCAGGTGTTGGTGTGTTCAGGAAACCTCCTGTCTTTCTCAAGGTAGGGTGGCTACAGGGAGCAGGAACCCTGAGAGCACGTGGGCTTGGCTCAGATTCATGCCCTCCAGGCCTGTGTGGTATTGCTGCGGGTATGCTGAGCCATGATATGCTCTGTTTCAGAAGGGAGACGAAGTCCAGTGTGAGATCGAGGAACTCGGCATGATCATCAACAAGGTGGTGTGAGACCCCTGCTGCAGGCCTGGACTTCAGACAGGGCAGGGCCTCCACTCTTGAGCCCAGCCCAGGGAAAGGCCCCGTGCCAGACAGGGTTGCAGATGCCAGACAGgtgccctccctccccccaggAGTCTTCCTGTACTCAGGAGGGAGAAGAGATGGGGTGGTCCTCCTCAATAAATTTCTCGGGCCAGGACATCAGTGTGGCATCTGCTATTGTCTTTTAGGGGTGAGACGGGGCATTCACGCAGAGCTGGGGAAGGTGAGTGCAGACACACACAAGCAGACCAGAGACACAGCTGGGGAAAGGGGACTCATCTAGTTCTTGTAATCACAGCAAGGGGCAGCAAGGACAGTTGGGCCTCAAAAGACTTGATAGTCCAGCTAACTCTGCTGCCCTTGGGTCAGTCTTCAGGCCCCAGGACACAGGCTGGTTCTGGGTCTGAGAAGCCCCGGCCCGGCCCCCAGACCTAGCCACAGAGGAACTGCCGGATGAACTGCTCCAGCTTTTCCTGACTGTCACGGCTGGCGAATGCGGGGGACAGGCTGAGCACGGGGCCTGCAGGGCCTGGCGTCTGCTGCAGCACCTAGGGTAGGGAGGGGCTCAGGGGCGCAGCCTGCCCCGCAGCACTGCACTGAATCCTCTGAGTCCCTGCGAGGGGCCTGTGGAGCCCCCGCGGGTATCTGTCCTCTCTCTGGGAGTGAGAATGGTCAGTGGTCTGGGACACCAAGATGGGCAAAAAAACCACCCTGCCTCCTCCACCCTCCTTTTCCACTCCACACCTTGTCCTGTAGACACCGAGTGAAGCCCAGGGTCCCAACGCATTGCTGGGGCCAGCCCAGGAGTGTGGGTTAAGGGGTGGGAGGCAGTTGGGCAGTATGCTTGGCCTTCTCACCCCCAGGTCTCTGAAGGTCCAGATGGCCCTGATGGCGAGATGTGGGTCCACACACTCTGGAAAGCAGAGCAAAGCACAGGTCTGAAGGAGGGAGGGCAGGCCGGGAGCCACGGGGCTCAGACTGAACCTTCCAGAAGGTCTCtcggtcccccccccccccccgtgctcCCTGCCCAGCAGAGGGCAGCAGCCACCAGCAGACCCGCCCCCCCCATCAGCCTGGCCAGCGGCTCCGACTCACCGAAGCACCCTTTCTCCCGCGCAGTGGCCTGCAAGAACCGGAGCAGCTGCCTCGAGTAGCCAGGCTCTGTGGGCAGAGGGCCAGACCTGGACCCGGGGCCTGCGCAGGCAGGATCCACAGGCTTCCGCTCAGCCTCACCCTGGCGCCTGCAGGGCAGGAAGGGCCTGGGCCCAGGCAGCGCTGGGCACTGTGGCGCAGGGTGTGGTGGCCCTCACCTGTGTCCGGCAGCCGCCCCTGGTGGAGGAAGGCAGCAGTGTGGGCGAAGGCCCCGAGCAGCGGGCTCAGGAGGCGGCAGAGGAAGATGAAGAAGTCCGGGCAGCGCGACTGCTGGCTGAGCTGGGGAAGGCAGGGCAGGTGAGGGGCGGCACCCGGCCACCCGCTGCCCCCTCCCACTACCTTCCCCCAGCGCACCCTGAAGTACCGGCCCGCGGCCACCTCAAGGTCATCGCTGTCACTGTCGCTGAAGTCCCCAGTTGGCTTCCACAGCAGCTTCGTGCTCAAGTGCTGTCGCCCCGTGTcgcaggccagctgggagcctgggGTCTGGGGAACGTGGGCCCTGCTGGCCCCTGCCAGGCTGGCCAGGACTTACCCCCAGCCACAGCCCCACCCTAAGCACACCCATGCAGTTGTGTAAAACCAGTTCAAGCAGACCCAGGAAACCCAAGAAGAAAATCCTGGCCGTGCAAGATGGGCCATCTGCTGAGCCACCTCGCAGAGAGAGGAAGAGCCCACCCTCAAGGCCACACCTGCAGACAGCAGTTGGAGTACATCTGTCCAGCCATCACGACAGACACATGCACCCAGGGCTGATGTGATGTGCCCAGATCCCAAGACAAAGGGTGGCAGTGGGGGGACCCTGGCTGCCCACCTACCAGGCTCTGTCCTGGCTGCAGCTGCTGGGCCAAGGGGCTGCCCACTCTACCTCAAGCACACAGCAGAGGGGCCAGGGGGCAACTGTCCACCAGAGCAAGAGGCGGCCAGGACCTGCACCTACCTCCTCGGCAACCAGGAGCCCACACTGGATGAGGCGGTCCAGCACCTCCTGGCAGTAGCAGTAGGAAGACTGGCAGggctggggaaaaaaagacagcTATGGGGCCCCAGGAGAGCCTGCAGGAGGGGCCCCCGAGCCGAGCGGGCTGTGGGAAGCGGGGCCTGACCTGCAGGAGCAGCAGGTCACGTGGCAGCAGGTGCAGCAGCAGGAGGATCTGGCCATACAGCTCACTCTGGCTCAGCAGCTCCAGGCCCTGCAGCTCCCAGGGCCCCTCGGGTGGCACCCGTCGGGCCAGCAGCCCTCGCACGGCACAAGCTGGGAGACGGGCGGGGCCCAAGGGACATGAGGAGGACGGAGGCCAGGCCCCTCGCCCCCACCCACCCCGGGGCCGAGCCCCAGGCCTCACCGCCCACAGCCTCGCTCAGGAAGGCGGGCAGCAGCTCGGCACTGAGGCGCGCCAGGTGGGCGAGGCTGGGCCCAGGCCGCGGCAGCACCAGCACGTCCCCTGGGCAGGTGCGCATCAGGGCAACATGGGGGCGCAGCAGGCTCAGCGTGTGCCGCACCAGGCCCCGGAGCTGCCCCGAGAAGCCCACGTCGAAGCCACGCAGCAGCGTCTCCTCTGTCAACCACGAGAACTCCCCCAGGAGATGAGAGAGGAGCACACCCTGGGTAGGCAAATTGGGGCAAGGAATGCTGAGCCGGAgggccccctgccccctgcaccccTCACCACGCCACCTCCCTCGGCCCCACCTTCTGACGTCTGAACAGCAGCAGCGTCGCCATGATGGCTGTGCTCATCACCGCCGAGCTGGCCACGCTGGCTGGGCCGGGGAGGGAGCACAAGTCAGGGCCAGGAGCCAGCTGCAGGGCCTCCGCCACCTGGCAAGTCTTCCCAGCCAAGAAACCTCTGCTCCATGGCAGCAGTCCCCATGGAGGTCACTCCAGCTCAGGTCAGGGGAGAGCAGGCCTGGTCCCTGGCCCTGCCTCTCCACAAGCCCTGGACTTTCCCTGTTCCTCGCAGACCCAAACTGGCTCCAGCCTCCCACACAGATGGACCCCTCCGGAGCAGCACTAGACATGTTCTCTACTGCGTGCTGTGCACCAGAACCCGGGCCCAGAGCACGCCACAGGGTGGCCCCAGGGGCCTGGGGGcctgacccccaccccagcccttccTCTGCAGTTCAGGTGGCCACTCCCGAGCTCCCATCTGGAGGCTCCCCAAGCCTTCTCAGGCACAGGGAGAGGTCAGCTCCTGGGGACAGGGTGCCCGGTGCGCCACACAGCAAGAGCACAGCAGGTGCACAAGTCCACGAGCGGAGGCCCTGAGCGGGGTCACCCAGAGGAGGAGGGGCTGCTCGGGGCCCCGGAGGCCCAGATCTCGCTCACCCTCACCGTTCAGGACGTGGCAGCCCAGCCTCCTGACCAGGAGCTGCGTCTCCTCTCCGAGGGCCAGCAGGGGGCCAACCACCGGCGTCCACTCCTGCTCCTTCTCCGTGTCTGGGACCACAGTCCTAGGAGAGGCAGGCCAAAGTGACGCGTGAGGTGAGCACAGGCCTGCGGAGAACTCAGAGCCCTCTTGAAGTGGAGGAGGTTTCCCCTTTCAGCCTTGGGGTGGGAGGCAGCCCTCCGGGCCCATAgcccacacacccacacagacCCCACGCAGGAGAGGTGCCTGGCACTGCCCTCCCAGGTACCTTGTGGCAAAGGAGGTGGATTCCGTGACTTGTCTCTGTatgaggggagggggagggggagggggaggggccccGGGGCCCACACACTTCCCTGCTCCTACCCTTGGCCCAGCACGAGGGGCTGCAGCAGCTGCTCCAGGGTCTGCCTGCTACCCCAGCAGCTTCTGGAATTGGTGATGTATTCCTGCCCAGGACAAGGCTCTTAGATGATCTGCCCCAGCCCACCACGACACCTGCTAGGCACAGCCAGCTGCAGAAACCCCAGGACAGAGCCCATGGGAAACTCCAAGCAAGACATTCCAGGTTTCACCCTGCTGGCTCCTACCtgcagggagaagggctgggccAGGTGCACACGGACACAGCCCTGGCGGCTGCAGCCCCAGCTGCTGCGCAGGCTCCGCAGAACAGCCAGAGCTCCTGTCCACAGCCCCAGGGGGGGCGCGGCCTGCAGGAAGGGACGCCACTGAGGGGCTGGCTCACATGGGGCCCCACTTCTCTCCAGAGCCTGCTTGGTCATCTCAGGGCCAACCTGATATGTGACTCTGAACTCAGCTAGCTCTGATTTGCTCACCcacaaaacagaacagatcccTCCCTGGCAAGTCTTTTGAGGATTAACTGCCTTGGAGAAGGAGAACGCAGTCGCAGGAGAACGACTGTAGGGAGTAGACCCTTTGACCCCAGCTCCCTATGGGGGGAGCTCGGCCACAGAACACAGCATTGTGCCTCCTGTCGGGAGACAGGCTGGCACTGGGGGTCCCCAAGGGCAGGAGGGTCTCACGTGGTGAGGATCATGCAGTGCATCTGCAACCAGGTCGTAGGTGATGGCCACCGGCACCAGCATGGCATCCGGGACGACGCCTGCCTGCACCGTGTGCACCACCAGGCCCAGCCAGGCCTGGCCCAGGGCCGACAGCCTCCAGCCCTGGGCCCCAGGGGGCTCCTCCAGGAAGATAAGCAGGGGCTGCCCACTGACCAGCAGCTGCTCCATGGCCTGGTGTGGCAGGGGGAGGCATCAAAGTCAGTACAGGGACAAACTCCCACACCCCTGCCAGTCCATACACAATCACAGTGACACTCACCGCATGGACCACAGCCCTTGCCAGGACTCCCTTAGGGCTGTCCAGGGGGAGGCTGGCCTCTGGAGGCAGGAAGAGCCCCCCAAGGTGCCTCAGCAGGGCTCTGTGGAGCACAGGACAGAGGCTGATGAAGAAGGAGCTCCACAGACGACCAGCCTGGGTTCTGCCACGGACACTCCACTGAGCCCCCAGGCTGGGCAGCAGCCAGGAAGGCCTCCTGGGAAGCTGCTGACAGTGGACCCCCATGCTCAGGCCCATGTCCTCCTGCCCCAGCCAGGGCCTTCCCCCACGGGTGTTCAGGACACCAGATCTTTACCTGAGAGCGGGGGAGCAGGCGTGAGGATCCCAGGCCACCCGGAGCACACCCAGCCCCTGGGAGAGCAGTACGAAGGGCAGCATGATGCCGTCCAGAAAGGACTTGTGGGTGGACAGGAGGACGAGTGGCAAGTCCTGCTCCGAGAGGTAGACACAAAGGCCCAGCTGTGCCTCTGCCCCGAAGGCCCAGGAGAGCCCTGAAGGGAGGTTCAGCTGACAGCTCTGCCTTCTGAGTACATTTCCCAAACAGCATTTTCAAAGGGGAGCTTTTCCACAGTGTTTAAGGTAATGTGCTGACATAATGAAAGGCTTAAAGCCTTAAAGAGCACGATAATCAGACACTGGAGGAAACCCAGGGGAGCAGGCCCATGAGACCCCAACAAGTCAGGAGAGCAGAGGATGTTCCCACCAGCTGCCGGCTTGCCTGACCCATTCCCAGCCGGCGGCGGCCTTACCGCCTGGGCAGCCTGGTGCACCATCTTCAGCTGACCCCTGTGCAGTTGCACGTTGAGGAAGAGGCGGTTCAGGAGCCACAGCAGCGCCCAGCCCAGCAGCCTGCAGACCGACCCCCAGCTTGAGCCCAGGCAGACAGGGCACTGCCCAACAACCCTCCAGGGCAGGCACCGCTGCTGCCCCCGTGTCACAAGGGAGGCCTGACTATGGACCCCAGACTGCTGGGCCCCATCCCCATGCTGTCACCCAAGAAGACGATGCAGCTATCCTACACTGGCTCTCCCCACTTCCTTCACCACAAAAGAGCCACAGTCATTACCTGGCCCTGTCTAAGCAAGCTGCCGTGGAAGGTGGAACAGACGGGGAGCAGTTGGTGATGCCAGAAAGAAAGGATAACTGAAGGGGCAATTGGGTGGGGGGGTGTCCAAAGGCCTTGTGGGGTCAGCTGTGACTGAAGGAAAACCACCAGGCAGAAGCAGGTACGAGCAGGTCCTCACCTGGCAGCTTCTAATTCCTTGCAAGGACAGTGCCTCCTCTTTCCCAAGTTCACATCTAACAACCCCGCTTCACATGCCAGGTCCCAACCCCGTTCTGCCTTCAACTTCCAGAAAAGACTGAGCCCTTTCCTGGCCCAGGGCCTCAGCTCCTCCCTCCCCTAGCAAGAACACTCCCTGCGCTCACAGTGCTGGCTCCTTTCCCTCCTTAGGCCCTACCTTGCAGGCCTCTTCCTGcccagggggcaggggcagccccAGCCCCTCCTATCTTCCTCACAgggctgtctgtctgtcttctctGACCTGAGCACCACGCACACCTGGGACAGGGCCCTGTGCCTAATGCGCTCACACCTGTGCGGGGCAGCCGCACCCCCGCTCCCACGAGAGTGGTACCCAGCCGACTCCCACTCTGCAGAAGGGCAGAGGCTGGAGCCCAGGGCGGCCCCTCAGCAGTTACCTGAGCAGGAAGGGGCGGGGTGGAGCCTgaatgtggctcagcaggcgctGCACCTCCTGCTTCGCCTGGCCAGGCTCCtggccctccccagcccctcccggGACCCTCCCCGAGATGGCCTTCTGCACCCTGTGGGAGGAAAGGGGGTCAGGCTGGGTGGGCAAGGCCTCCTGGTCATTCCCCAGCGCACAGCCCATCTCCACCCTCCATCCTCCCCACGGCCTTCAAGACCATGCCCAGCCGGCAGCCCCCATCCCTCACCTGGAacttgccacccccaccccctcacccagTGCTTTCCATGATCTTCTGCGAGGCATCCTTGCAGGGAGGTATGTGCTGCTCCACTGACCACAGGAAATAGCAGAGCCTCCGAACCAGCCAGCCCCGAAACCTGGGTGCGGCCCCAGAGTAGGGGCAGGGGAGGCCATCTTTCAGAGAGGTCTACCCTTCCTCCCACCCTGGGTCCTCAGATGGCTGTCCCCAGGCCCAAGGCAATGAAAATTCCTTAGCACAGAGTAGAAGGAGGAACCCCTGCCTGCCAGCCAGTGCAGGttcagggcctggcacacagtgagcAGCAGTGCTCACGGAAGAACCTGCAGGACAGCTACAGGCCTGGCTGCCGGGCCCTGGGCtgtggggtggagggcagggcCCTGCCTTGCCCGTCAGAGGAAGAAAAGGGCACCACGACCCTGCCCCAGAGTGGCTACCTGGTGTCCTCCTCCTGCACCAGG from Tamandua tetradactyla isolate mTamTet1 chromosome 17, mTamTet1.pri, whole genome shotgun sequence encodes:
- the GPAT2 gene encoding glycerol-3-phosphate acyltransferase 2, mitochondrial isoform X1 — protein: MAAPLGAPLQMQQSPRSGRGGQESSLWSSGFGMKLEAVTPFLGKYRPFVGRCCQACTPKSWESLFHRSIMDLGFCNAILVQEEDTRFRGWLVRRLCYFLWSVEQHIPPCKDASQKIMESTGVQKAISGRVPGGAGEGQEPGQAKQEVQRLLSHIQAPPRPFLLRLLGWALLWLLNRLFLNVQLHRGQLKMVHQAAQADLPLVLLSTHKSFLDGIMLPFVLLSQGLGVLRVAWDPHACSPALRALLRHLGGLFLPPEASLPLDSPKGVLARAVVHAAMEQLLVSGQPLLIFLEEPPGAQGWRLSALGQAWLGLVVHTVQAGVVPDAMLVPVAITYDLVADALHDPHHAAPPLGLWTGALAVLRSLRSSWGCSRQGCVRVHLAQPFSLQEYITNSRSCWGSRQTLEQLLQPLVLGQGTVVPDTEKEQEWTPVVGPLLALGEETQLLVRRLGCHVLNGEASVASSAVMSTAIMATLLLFRRQKGVLLSHLLGEFSWLTEETLLRGFDVGFSGQLRGLVRHTLSLLRPHVALMRTCPGDVLVLPRPGPSLAHLARLSAELLPAFLSEAVGACAVRGLLARRVPPEGPWELQGLELLSQSELYGQILLLLHLLPRDLLLLQPCQSSYCYCQEVLDRLIQCGLLVAEETPGSQLACDTGRQHLSTKLLWKPTGDFSDSDSDDLEVAAGRYFRLSQQSRCPDFFIFLCRLLSPLLGAFAHTAAFLHQGRLPDTEPGYSRQLLRFLQATAREKGCFECVDPHLAIRAIWTFRDLGVLQQTPGPAGPVLSLSPAFASRDSQEKLEQFIRQFLCG
- the GPAT2 gene encoding glycerol-3-phosphate acyltransferase 2, mitochondrial isoform X2, which codes for MAAPLGAPLQMQQSPRSGRGGQESSLWSSGFGMKLEAVTPFLGKYRPFVGRCCQACTPKSWESLFHRSIMDLGFCNAILVQEEDTRFRGWLVRRLCYFLWSVEQHIPPCKDASQKIMESTGVQKAISGRVPGGAGEGQEPGQAKQEVQRLLSHIQAPPRPFLLRLLGWALLWLLNRLFLNVQLHRGQLKMVHQAAQADLPLVLLSTHKSFLDGIMLPFVLLSQGLGVLRVAWDPHACSPALRALLRHLGGLFLPPEASLPLDSPKGVLARAVVHAAMEQLLVSGQPLLIFLEEPPGAQGWRLSALGQAWLGLVVHTVQAGVVPDAMLVPVAITYDLVADALHDPHHAAPPLGLWTGALAVLRSLRSSWGCSRQGCVRVHLAQPFSLQEYITNSRSCWGSRQTLEQLLQPLVLGQGTVVPDTEKEQEWTPVVGPLLALGEETQLLVRRLGCHVLNASVASSAVMSTAIMATLLLFRRQKGVLLSHLLGEFSWLTEETLLRGFDVGFSGQLRGLVRHTLSLLRPHVALMRTCPGDVLVLPRPGPSLAHLARLSAELLPAFLSEAVGACAVRGLLARRVPPEGPWELQGLELLSQSELYGQILLLLHLLPRDLLLLQPCQSSYCYCQEVLDRLIQCGLLVAEETPGSQLACDTGRQHLSTKLLWKPTGDFSDSDSDDLEVAAGRYFRLSQQSRCPDFFIFLCRLLSPLLGAFAHTAAFLHQGRLPDTEPGYSRQLLRFLQATAREKGCFECVDPHLAIRAIWTFRDLGVLQQTPGPAGPVLSLSPAFASRDSQEKLEQFIRQFLCG